Proteins from a single region of Paenibacillus sp. BIHB 4019:
- the serS gene encoding serine--tRNA ligase encodes MLDMKWIRENKELVQQAAEHKGLNFNVQQLLEADSRRRELQQQADELRQERNAHSQRIGKLMQSANARRQKQEVELQGVQQPMKPGQYSAPRQAEGQPQQAAFEPPQRTEQEQAEQLKQAVTKMNELLKPCEEQLLEAEQQFRRLMLEVPNPASPDTPIGKSDADNVELRRIGSVPAPAFALRDHVELGELHGMIDINRGVRTAGSRSYYLKGAGALLHRAVQQLALDYLLKRGFTLLDVPLMVREEAMYNTGYFPGGTDSAYRIDGEDRWLIGTSEVPLVAYYDNEIVDVADPIRLTAATACFRSEVGSAGRDVRGLYRVHQFAKVEQVVLCEADPSRSEALLHEITANAEQLLQLLELPYRVVAVCTGDMSQKNVKQFDIETWMPSRQAYGETHSSSNVHDFQARRSNIRYRDAEGKLRYCHTLNNTAVATPRILIPLLENHQLEDGSIYIPLALRPYMNGLEMLKAPAAPLAEAAPEQQGTK; translated from the coding sequence ATGCTGGACATGAAATGGATTCGCGAAAACAAAGAGCTGGTGCAGCAAGCGGCGGAGCATAAGGGGCTGAATTTTAACGTTCAGCAGCTGCTCGAAGCCGATAGCCGCAGACGCGAGCTGCAGCAGCAGGCGGACGAACTTAGGCAGGAGCGCAATGCCCATTCGCAGCGCATTGGGAAGCTGATGCAGAGCGCAAATGCGAGGCGGCAGAAGCAAGAAGTGGAGCTGCAAGGGGTGCAGCAGCCCATGAAACCCGGACAATATTCAGCTCCAAGGCAGGCAGAAGGGCAACCGCAACAGGCGGCGTTCGAACCGCCGCAACGGACGGAGCAAGAGCAGGCCGAGCAATTGAAGCAGGCAGTAACGAAAATGAATGAGCTGCTAAAGCCTTGCGAGGAGCAGCTGCTTGAAGCCGAGCAGCAATTCCGCAGGCTAATGCTGGAGGTGCCTAATCCGGCTTCGCCAGATACGCCTATCGGCAAGTCGGATGCTGACAATGTGGAATTGCGCCGAATCGGCAGCGTTCCAGCCCCCGCTTTTGCGCTGCGGGATCATGTTGAGCTTGGCGAGCTGCACGGCATGATAGATATCAATCGCGGCGTTCGGACGGCGGGCTCGCGCAGCTACTATTTGAAGGGGGCAGGTGCCCTGCTGCACCGTGCGGTCCAGCAGCTCGCGCTTGATTATTTGCTGAAGCGCGGATTTACACTGCTTGATGTGCCTCTGATGGTAAGAGAGGAAGCGATGTACAATACGGGATATTTCCCCGGGGGCACGGATTCGGCATACCGGATCGACGGCGAAGATCGCTGGCTGATCGGGACTTCGGAAGTACCGCTAGTTGCCTATTACGATAACGAAATCGTCGATGTAGCCGATCCGATTCGCCTTACAGCAGCAACCGCCTGCTTCCGCAGCGAGGTAGGCTCGGCTGGCCGGGATGTACGCGGCCTCTACCGCGTGCATCAATTTGCCAAGGTTGAGCAGGTTGTGCTTTGCGAAGCCGACCCTTCCCGTTCGGAGGCGCTGCTCCACGAAATTACAGCGAATGCGGAACAGCTGCTGCAATTGCTGGAGCTGCCCTATCGCGTAGTTGCGGTATGTACCGGCGATATGTCGCAAAAAAATGTTAAGCAATTCGACATTGAAACGTGGATGCCAAGCAGGCAAGCTTATGGCGAGACGCATTCGTCGTCGAATGTGCATGATTTTCAGGCACGGCGCTCGAATATTCGCTATCGTGATGCCGAGGGCAAGCTGCGCTACTGCCACACACTCAATAACACGGCCGTCGCAACGCCGCGCATTCTTATTCCGCTGCTGGAAAATCATCAGCTGGAAGACGGCTCGATTTATATTCCGCTAGCGCTTCGGCCCTATATGAACGGGCTGGAAATGCTGAAAGCTCCTGCTGCCCCCCTTGCGGAAGCAGCCCCAGAGCAGCAAGGAACGAAGTAA
- a CDS encoding SRPBCC domain-containing protein — protein sequence MTNKLTFKVDGQVLTMERVFDAPHALVFEAHSTAEHLKHWWGPNGWILSACTVDFRPGGVWHYCMKCIDQNQGDFFGFESWGKAVYKEIVTNEKIAYVDYFSDAEGNESADMPSANVTMTFEATEDGKTKFVSVTRYPTEEALKTVVEMGMEQGISETSDRLVAYLEELKSS from the coding sequence ATGACGAACAAATTAACCTTTAAGGTAGACGGACAGGTACTTACGATGGAGCGGGTTTTTGACGCACCGCATGCACTCGTGTTTGAAGCCCATTCCACGGCTGAGCATTTGAAGCATTGGTGGGGACCGAATGGCTGGATTTTGTCGGCTTGCACAGTCGATTTCCGTCCAGGCGGCGTATGGCATTACTGCATGAAATGCATCGACCAGAACCAAGGGGATTTTTTCGGCTTTGAATCATGGGGCAAGGCCGTATACAAGGAAATTGTAACGAATGAGAAAATCGCCTACGTCGATTATTTTTCCGATGCCGAAGGCAATGAATCCGCGGACATGCCGTCAGCTAACGTCACCATGACGTTCGAAGCGACCGAGGATGGCAAGACCAAATTCGTAAGCGTGACCCGTTACCCAACCGAGGAAGCACTCAAAACGGTAGTCGAAATGGGAATGGAGCAGGGCATCAGCGAAACATCGGATCGTCTGGTCGCCTACTTGGAAGAGCTGAAATCATCCTAA
- a CDS encoding metalloregulator ArsR/SmtB family transcription factor — MEATIFSALSDPTRLRIMELLVDGSLTVGEIAERLPIRQPQASKHLRILLEAGLVEVQAVANRRYYKLRVEPLQEMDSWLETYRSLWSERFDKLDFYLQQLKERGSKPN, encoded by the coding sequence ATGGAAGCTACGATATTCAGCGCATTATCCGACCCGACACGCCTGCGGATCATGGAGCTGCTGGTGGATGGTTCCTTGACTGTCGGAGAAATTGCGGAACGTCTGCCTATTCGTCAGCCACAGGCTTCCAAGCATTTGCGCATTTTGCTGGAAGCAGGGCTCGTCGAGGTGCAGGCAGTAGCCAATCGCCGTTATTACAAGCTTCGGGTGGAGCCGCTCCAAGAGATGGACAGCTGGCTGGAAACCTATCGCAGCCTATGGAGCGAGCGGTTCGACAAATTGGATTTTTATTTGCAGCAGTTGAAGGAACGAGGCAGCAAACCAAACTAA